The proteins below come from a single Geobacillus thermoleovorans genomic window:
- the amyS gene encoding alpha-amylase, producing MLTFHRIIRKGWMFLLAFLLTASLFCPTGQPAKAAAPFNGTMMQYFEWYLPDDGTLWTKVANEANNLSSLGITALWLPPAYKGTSRSDVGYGVYDLYDLGEFNQKGTVRTKYGTKAQYLQAIQAAHAAGMQVYADVVFDHKGGADGTEWVDAVEVNPSDRNQEISGTYQIQAWTKFDFPGRGNTYSSFKWRWYHFDGVDWDESRKLSRIYKFRGIGKAWDWEVDTENGNYDYLMYADLDMDHPEVVTELKNWGKWYVNTTNIDGFRLDAVKHIKFSFFPDWLSYVRSQTGKPLFTVGEYWSYDINKLHNYITKTDGTMSLFDAPLHNKFYTASKSGGAFDMRTLMTNTLMKDQPTLAVTFVDNHDTEPGQALQSWVDPWFKPLAYAFILTRQEGYPCVFYGDYYGIPQYNIPSLKSKIDPLLIARRDYAYGTQHDYLDHSDIIGWTREGVTEKPGSGLAALITDGPGGSKWMYVGKQHAGKVFYDLTGNRSDTVTINSDGWGEFKVNGGSVSVWVPRKTTVSTIARPITTRPWTGEFVRWTEPRLVAWP from the coding sequence GTGCTAACGTTTCACCGCATCATTCGAAAAGGATGGATGTTCCTGCTCGCGTTTTTGCTCACTGCCTCGCTGTTCTGCCCAACAGGACAGCCCGCCAAGGCTGCCGCACCGTTTAACGGCACCATGATGCAGTATTTTGAATGGTACTTGCCGGATGATGGCACGTTATGGACCAAAGTGGCCAATGAAGCCAACAACTTATCCAGCCTTGGCATCACCGCTCTTTGGCTGCCGCCCGCTTACAAAGGAACAAGCCGCAGCGACGTAGGGTACGGAGTATACGACTTGTATGACCTCGGCGAATTCAATCAAAAAGGGACCGTCCGCACAAAATACGGAACAAAAGCTCAATATCTTCAAGCCATTCAAGCCGCCCACGCCGCTGGAATGCAAGTGTACGCCGATGTCGTGTTCGACCATAAAGGCGGCGCTGACGGCACGGAATGGGTGGACGCCGTCGAAGTCAATCCGTCCGACCGCAACCAAGAAATCTCGGGCACCTATCAAATCCAAGCATGGACGAAATTTGATTTTCCCGGGCGGGGCAACACCTACTCCAGCTTTAAGTGGCGCTGGTACCATTTTGACGGCGTTGATTGGGACGAAAGCCGAAAATTGAGCCGCATTTACAAATTCCGCGGCATCGGCAAAGCGTGGGATTGGGAAGTAGACACGGAAAACGGAAACTATGACTACTTAATGTATGCCGACCTTGATATGGATCATCCCGAAGTCGTGACCGAGCTGAAAAACTGGGGGAAATGGTATGTCAACACAACGAACATTGATGGGTTCCGGCTTGATGCCGTCAAGCATATTAAGTTCAGTTTTTTTCCTGATTGGTTGTCGTATGTGCGTTCTCAGACTGGCAAGCCGCTATTTACCGTCGGGGAATATTGGAGCTATGACATCAACAAGTTGCACAATTACATTACGAAAACAGACGGAACGATGTCTTTGTTTGATGCCCCGTTACACAACAAATTTTATACCGCTTCCAAATCAGGGGGCGCATTTGATATGCGCACGTTAATGACCAATACTCTCATGAAAGATCAACCGACATTGGCCGTCACCTTCGTTGATAATCATGACACCGAACCCGGCCAAGCGCTGCAGTCATGGGTCGACCCATGGTTCAAACCGTTGGCTTACGCCTTTATTCTAACTCGGCAGGAAGGATACCCGTGCGTCTTTTATGGTGACTATTATGGCATTCCACAATATAACATTCCTTCGCTGAAAAGCAAAATCGATCCGCTCCTCATCGCGCGCAGGGATTATGCTTACGGAACGCAACATGATTATCTTGATCACTCCGACATCATCGGGTGGACAAGGGAAGGGGTCACTGAAAAACCAGGATCCGGGCTGGCCGCACTGATCACCGATGGGCCGGGAGGAAGCAAATGGATGTACGTTGGCAAACAACACGCTGGAAAAGTGTTCTATGACCTTACCGGCAACCGGAGTGACACCGTCACCATCAACAGTGATGGATGGGGGGAATTCAAAGTCAATGGCGGTTCGGTTTCGGTTTGGGTTCCTAGAAAAACGACCGTTTCTACCATCGCTCGGCCGATCACAACCCGACCGTGGACTGGTGAATTCGTCCGTTGGACCGAACCACGGTTGGTGGCATGGCCTTGA
- a CDS encoding bifunctional 2',3'-cyclic-nucleotide 2'-phosphodiesterase/3'-nucleotidase, whose amino-acid sequence MKKRKKYAAASVVLALGLLAPAVLPTAAGAEDRDVVKLRILETTDVHMNLVNYDYFKDSPTNEFGLSKTARLIEQARAEQPNTLLFDNGDLIQGTPLGDYVAKVKPLQDGEVHPAVKLLHLLKYDAATVGNHEFNYGLDFLNEVYDDAKLPIVNANVYRDDHDQNPDNDVNYFTPYQILAKEVVDEDGEKHTLKIGVIGFVPPQIMDWDKANLQGKVIAKDIVQSAQKYIPKMKAEGADLIVVLSHSGIETGGNSPNMENASYYLTQIPGVDAVLAGHQHKKFPALPGTTPDFPDGNGINNETGTINGVPVTMPGSWGDTLGVIDLTVEQIDGKWKVTQAKAQLRPVYDKATKTPLVDSDLDVEQAIQAEHEATIQYVRSPVGKTTSPINSYFALIKDDPSVQIVTNAQKWYVEKMLKGTKYEGLPVLSAGAPFKAGGRGGASYYTDIPAGEIAIKNVADLYLYPNTVYALKITGAELKEWLEWSAGQFNQIDPNKTDVQPLVNNDFPTYNFDIIDGVTYEIDVTEPAKYDKNQNVINPNANRIKNLKFEGKPVTPNMEFIVATNNYRATTNRIINPGGKNTILAAPDENRQVIIDYIRENGTINPSADGNWRFAPVKGKAPVTVTFESSPEAQKYLPHDGSIRYVTALPSGFAQYEFALPLWKEEKPNPPKQPEKPTTPPGQVKKVYWDGVELKKGQIGRLTVQKPINLWKRTKDGRLVFVRILQPGEVYRVYGYDARFGGQYAVGGGYYVTDIDTHIRYETPSKEKLKQANGW is encoded by the coding sequence TTGAAAAAACGGAAGAAATACGCGGCGGCGAGCGTGGTGTTGGCGTTGGGGCTGCTTGCTCCGGCTGTGTTGCCGACCGCAGCGGGCGCGGAAGACCGAGATGTCGTCAAGCTGCGCATTTTAGAGACGACGGACGTACATATGAATCTCGTCAACTACGATTATTTCAAAGATAGTCCGACGAATGAGTTTGGGTTGTCGAAGACGGCGCGTTTGATCGAGCAGGCGCGCGCTGAGCAGCCGAATACGCTTCTGTTTGACAACGGGGATTTGATTCAAGGAACGCCGCTTGGCGACTATGTGGCGAAAGTGAAGCCGCTGCAAGACGGCGAAGTGCATCCAGCGGTGAAACTGTTGCATTTGTTGAAGTACGATGCGGCGACGGTTGGGAACCATGAGTTCAACTATGGCTTGGATTTCCTCAATGAAGTGTATGACGATGCCAAGCTGCCGATCGTGAATGCGAACGTGTACCGTGACGATCATGACCAAAATCCGGATAACGATGTCAACTATTTCACGCCGTATCAAATTTTAGCGAAAGAAGTCGTTGATGAAGACGGGGAGAAGCATACGCTGAAGATCGGCGTCATCGGCTTTGTGCCGCCGCAAATTATGGATTGGGACAAAGCGAATTTGCAAGGGAAAGTGATTGCGAAAGACATTGTGCAGTCGGCGCAAAAGTATATTCCAAAAATGAAAGCGGAAGGGGCCGATTTGATCGTTGTGCTATCGCACTCGGGCATTGAGACCGGCGGAAACAGCCCGAATATGGAAAACGCATCGTATTATTTGACGCAAATTCCGGGGGTCGACGCCGTGTTGGCCGGCCACCAGCATAAAAAATTCCCGGCCCTTCCAGGCACGACACCAGATTTTCCAGACGGAAACGGAATCAACAATGAAACCGGCACGATCAACGGTGTTCCAGTGACGATGCCGGGTTCATGGGGCGATACGCTCGGCGTGATCGACTTGACGGTCGAGCAAATCGACGGAAAATGGAAAGTGACGCAAGCGAAAGCCCAACTCCGTCCAGTGTATGACAAGGCGACGAAAACGCCGCTTGTCGACAGCGACCTGGACGTGGAGCAGGCGATCCAAGCGGAACATGAAGCGACGATTCAGTACGTCCGCAGCCCGGTTGGAAAAACAACGAGCCCGATCAACAGCTATTTTGCGCTTATCAAAGACGATCCGTCCGTGCAAATCGTCACGAATGCGCAAAAATGGTATGTCGAAAAGATGTTGAAAGGGACGAAATATGAAGGCCTTCCGGTGCTGTCGGCCGGCGCTCCGTTCAAAGCCGGCGGACGCGGCGGGGCGAGCTATTATACCGACATCCCGGCAGGGGAAATCGCCATTAAAAACGTCGCCGATTTGTACTTGTATCCGAACACGGTGTATGCGTTGAAAATTACGGGAGCCGAGTTGAAAGAATGGCTTGAGTGGTCGGCGGGGCAATTCAACCAAATCGACCCGAACAAGACAGACGTTCAGCCGCTTGTGAACAACGACTTCCCGACGTACAACTTCGACATTATTGATGGAGTGACGTACGAGATCGATGTGACCGAGCCGGCGAAATACGACAAAAACCAAAATGTGATCAATCCGAATGCGAACCGGATTAAAAACTTGAAATTCGAAGGCAAGCCAGTGACGCCGAACATGGAATTTATCGTCGCAACGAACAACTATCGGGCGACGACAAACCGGATCATCAATCCGGGCGGGAAAAACACGATTTTGGCTGCGCCGGATGAAAACCGGCAAGTGATCATCGATTACATTCGGGAAAACGGAACGATCAACCCGTCAGCGGATGGCAACTGGCGGTTTGCGCCAGTGAAAGGGAAAGCGCCGGTGACCGTCACGTTTGAATCGTCGCCGGAAGCGCAAAAATACTTGCCGCACGACGGCAGCATCCGCTATGTCACCGCCTTGCCGAGCGGATTTGCCCAATATGAATTTGCCTTGCCGCTTTGGAAGGAAGAAAAGCCCAACCCGCCAAAGCAGCCGGAGAAGCCAACCACTCCTCCAGGCCAAGTGAAAAAAGTGTACTGGGATGGCGTGGAGCTGAAAAAAGGGCAAATCGGCCGCTTGACGGTGCAAAAGCCGATCAATCTATGGAAACGGACGAAGGATGGGCGCCTTGTGTTCGTCCGCATCTTACAGCCTGGGGAAGTGTACCGCGTCTACGGGTATGATGCGCGCTTCGGCGGGCAGTACGCGGTCGGCGGCGGGTATTACGTGACCGACATCGACACGCACATCCGCTATGAAACGCCGTCAAAGGAGAAGTTGAAGCAAGCAAATGGATGGTAA